CTTTAATGTAGTTAAGTCGTTTTTGCATCATGTAGCCGCCTATCCGGTGGGTAGTTTGGTTAAGCTCAGCACCGGGGAAATTGGTGCGGTGGTGCAAAACCGCCCCGGCTATTCATTATGTCCATTGGTAAGAATTTTATTTACATCCGAACATGAGCCATTGACTTGTCCGGCGGAGATAGACCTGGCCTCTGTGTCTAACGTGACTATCGTAAAAGTTATTGACAATGATAATGAGTTAAATTTATTAAAATTTAAAAAAGATTCTTTGCAGCGATAACAAAACCGGCGAAACAAAAGTGTTCCGCCGGTTTACATATAATCAACTTTTTTAGTTTAATTGGCTTTAGGCTTTTTGTTTTTTTATCTCTTCTTCTCTCAGTTCTCGCCTGAGTACCTTGCCCACGATGGTTTTGGGCAGCTCGGAGCGGAATTCGATCAGTTTGGGTACTTTATACCTGGCCAGGTTGGCTTTACAATACTCCATGATCTCCTTTTCAGTGGCTTGCTCGCCTTCTTTTAGAACCACAAATGCTTTGACAGTTTCGCCACGGTAGGGGTCGGGTACGCCTGCTACCACTGCCTCCAGTACTTTAGGATGCTCAAAGAGAACTTCTTCTATATCCCTGGGGTAAATATTATATCCTCCAGCAATAATCATATCTTTTTTGCGGTCTACAATATAGAAATATCCTTCATCGTCCATCTTTGCGATATCACCGGTATAAATCCAGCCGTTTTTCAACGTTTTAGCGCTTTCCTCAGGCATATTCCAGTACCCTTTCATTACTTGGGGACCGCTTATGCACAGTTCACCAATTTCGCCCGGAGGGAGTTCCCGCTCGCCGGTTTCAAGATCCATTATTTTACAATCCGTGTCGGGTAAAGGTATACCAATGGAGCCAACCTTCCGTTTGCCCAACATGGGGTTGCAGTGAGTCACCGGGGAGGTTTCCGACAACCCGTAGCCTTCCACCAGTAAACCTTCGGTCAGCCTTTCAAACTGTTCGGCCACTTCCACAGGCAGGGGTGCCGAACCGCTGATGCAGCCTTTTATACTTTTGATCTCATATTGCTGAGCATTGGGATAATTGTTTACAGCAATGTACATGGTTGGCACGCCCGGGAATAAAGAGGGTTTTTCATTTTTAATTAATTCCAGGCACTCCTTAATATCGAATCGCGCCATGACAATCATAGTCGCAGCGTTGATAATGCTTAAATTAAGGCAGGTGGTCATGCCATATGAATGGAAAAATGGCAGTGCACTAAGAACTTTTTCATTGCCATACTCTAATGTTTCAAACCATTCAGCTACTTGGATGGCGTTAGCAGTAACGTTGCGATTGGTCAGCATGGCGCCTTTGGATACGCCGGTGGTACCTCCGGTGTACTGGAAAACCGCTATATCTTCGTCCATATCCACCGGCACCTGTTCGAATTGTGGCGGATATTTTAACAGCAACTCCTCTGCTTTAAGGACGTTATCATCGGCAGCGCCGGATGGTTGGCCAAGTGCAAAAATAATAACATTTTTTAGAGGTGTGATATTGCGCACGTTTTTAATGCGTGGATAAAAAGCATCATAAGCAATAATTGTTTGGGCACCGGAATCGTTTAAAATGTGCTCTAATTCTCTTTCCACATACATAGGGTTAACTTGCACAACTATGGCACCGAGCTTCAAGGTGGCTAAAAAGCCCAGAATGTATTGAGGACAGTTGGGAGCCATTAGTGCTACCCGATCTCCTTTTTTTACGCCCAGATCTGCCAAGGCCCCTGCACATTGGTTGACCATCGCTGCCAGCATTTTATACGAAAACCTGATACCGGCAAATACAACAGCATCACGATCAGGAAAATTATTGGCTGCTTTTTCGAGATACTGAGGCATAGTAAGGTTTGGATAGTCGATGTGCGGGCGTACGTTCGAGGAGTAGCCTTTGTACCAAACTTTGTTTAAATCAACCATTTCATTATACACCTCCATTTTTTTTGCATGTGAGTGATTAGTCATTCAGTTTGAAATAATTAAAAAACTATGTACATTAGACGACAATAATGCTTTGCATACCATTTCTACAAAGAAATTGCTAATCCTTCACGTTTTTTAAAATTTTTAAAAAATAATAAATAATCAACATCCATTAACTTTTGTAAATTTTATAATAATTAACTGTCATAGTAAATATACATTAAATTATGTGTGCGGTTATGGATGCAACGCAATTAAATATATATATATTTAATTGCGTTGACAGATAGAAGCTATTTAACGGAAACTGCACATATGAATCCCCCATCGGTACGGTTGGCTCTTATGGCGTCGGCTTCAATGGCCATGGCTGTATCCTCACAAGTGAAATCAAAATCCGGCGGGACAAATAAGACCGCTTTTCCCTGCACTTGTTGACCCGGCATGGCCGCCAGTAGTTCGTTCAGTGTGTAAAAACGGGCCTGATTGAATGGACTGTCGGGATCGTGGCGTGCCTTTGCATCATAGTGCCGCCACCAGACACTGTCCCGGCCAATTAAGCCCACCACCAGTCGGCCGCCTGTTCTTAATACCCTAAACGCTTCTTGCAGTGCAGCGGCAAGGTCCGGGGTAAATTCCAGTGCGGTTACTGAAAGTACCAGGTCAAAGCTGGCTTTCTGAAAAGGCAGATGTAGTGCGTCGGCTTCCGTAAAACAAATTGCCAGACCGGCAGCAAGTGCTTTGGTCCGTGCCTTTCCCAGCATGGCCGTTGAGATATCCACACCGGTGGTGGTCAGTCCCATTCGGGCCAGGTCCAGTGAGTATTGCCCTGTGCCACATCCGATATCAAGCAGCTGCATGCCTGCCTGTGGCTGCAGATAAGAGTAAAGAGCCTGTCTCTCAATCCGGTCTACTACGCGGCCCGCAGTGGTGCAATACCAATCATCATAACTGCCGGCCATTTGGTCAAATAACTGGCTCATGGCTTTGGTTTGCCTCCTTCTTTATGTATGTAAACTTCACTTCCTATTTGTATTAATACATGGTTTTTTAAGATCAGTTTACCACTGGCAAATTACTGGTGCAAGAGTTGGGGCTTGGTATAAGACATACAGCGGTGAGAAAAATTATGAGTTGCAAAAAAAGCAGGCTAAAAGTTGTATGCTTCTAACCTGCTTTAAAAAAATAAGGTTTATTATGTCTTAGTTTTAGATTAGGTTATCATTTGACCAATTTAGATAATATATCTTCCAGACCAAGGGCCTCTGCCCAGGACACTTCAACAAACTCGCCGTCCTTTTTAAGCTGCGGGATGTGCGGTTCGTCCAGATATTTAAGCTCCAGCCCCAGCCGTCCCTTCATGCACAGGGGGCGACCGCTGCCCGGTTCTTTGGGTACAACACCGATGTTTTGGCCGTTTTTGCTCAGCACTTCAAAGGTGCAGCCGCTGTCACAGAAAGTGCAGGTGACCTCCCGGCGTTTCATTTCCCAGGTGCGCCCTTTGCCGGCCAATGGTTTCCAGGTAAGTGCGCCCACGGGGCATACAGTTACACAGCGCCCACAGTATACGCAGTCGGATTCGCCCAGGGGGGTATCCATAGCGGTAACAATTTTAGTGTTGAAACCACGATAGCCGAAATCAATAACGCTGCGTTCTTTAATGGCGTTGCAGGTGCGCACGCACCGGCCGCACAGTATGCATTTATTGGCATCCCTAATAATATAGGGGTTGGTATCGTCCAGCGGGTAGTTTTTACGCTCTCCTGTAAATCCGGATTCCTTGACGCCATAGCGGAACGCATAGTCCTGCAAGCGGCAGTCGCCGTTGCGGTCACAGGTTAGGCAGTCCTGCGGGTGGTTGGCCAACAGCAGTTCCAGTATGGTTTTGCGGGCTTCTATTACTGCAGGCGATTCGGTAAGTACCTGCATGCCTTCGCCGCATTCGGTGACGCAGGAAGCCGGCAAGTTACGCATACCCGGTATTTCCACCACGCAGATGCGGCAGGCGCCAAAGCGCGGTAAGGCGGGGTCGTGGCATAGTGTAGGTATGAATATGCCGGCTTGCCGGGCCGCGTCCAACACGGTGGTGCCTTTAGGTACTTTTATATTAATACCATTAATGGTCAGCGATACATAGGACATTCTCTTTTCCCTCCTTTTGCGCAAAAGTTAATCATCATCAATTTAACCCATTAGTGGATGAATGAACATATAGCAGTTAATTGATTACGCTTTGTAAATAGCGTCGAATTTGCAGCCCAGCAAGCATGAGCCGCACTTGATGCACTTGGTTGTGTCGATAACGTGAGGCTCTTTTTTCTCGCCTGTGATGGCCCCGGCCGGGCAGTTCTTGGCGCACTTGCCGCAGCCTTTGCATTTTTCGGGGTCGATTTTAAATACCAGAAGGGCGCTGCAGGCACCGGCAGGACATCGCTTGTCCTGGATATGAGCAATGTATTCATCTTTGAAGTAGCGCAAGGTGGATAAAATGGGGTTGGGGCAAGTCTGACCAAGCCCGCATAGCGCAGTGTTTTTAACTACTCGTCCCAGGCGTTCTAAAGAATCCAGGTCCTCCATTTTCCCTTCACCGTTGCAGATGCGGGTTAAGATTTCCAGCATGCGCTTGGTGCCTTCCCGGCAGGGGGTACACTTGCCGCAGGACTCGGACTGGGTAAAGGTGAGAAAGAACCGGGCTACGTCCACCATGCAGGTGGTTTCGTCCATGACCACCAGACCCCCCGAGCCCATCATAGCCCCGGCAGCGGTGAGAGAATCATAGTCTACCGGCAGGTCCAGGTTTTCTTCGGGAATACAGCCGCCGGACGGACCGCCAATCTGTACGGCTTTAAACTTCTTACCGTTTTGGATGCCGCCGCCGATGGTAAATATAATGTCCTTTAAGGTCATACCCATCGGTACTTCTACCAGGCCCGTATTGTTTACTTTACCCGTCAGAGCGAAGATCTTGGTGCCCTTGCTCTTTTCGGTGCCCAGCTTGGCATAGTTTTCCCCGCCGTTGCGCAATATATGGGGCACGTTGGCGTAAGTTTCCACGTTGTTCAGGTTGGTGGGCTTGCCCCACAGACCGCTTTGGGCCGGGAAGGGCGGTCTTACTCTGGGCATGCCGCGGTTGCCCTCAATAGAGGTAAGCAGCGCGGTTTCCTCTCCGCACACAAATGCACCGGCACCGGCTTTAATTTTGATATGGAAGTTAAAGCCGGAATTGAATATATTATCTCCCAATATGCCATATTGCTCGGCCTGGGCAATGGCAATTTTCAAACGCTCAATGGCCAGGGGATACTCGGCCCGCACGTAGATATAACCTTCATCGGCACCTACGGCGTAGCCGCAAATCATCATGCCTTCCAGTACGGCGTGGGGGTCGCCCTCCAGCACACTGCGGTCCATAAAAGCACCCGGGTCGCCCTCGTCGGCGTTGCAGACCACATATTTTTTATCTCCTGTCGCCTGGCGTACAAAGCCCCACTTCATACCGGTGGGGAAACCTGCACCGCCGCGGCCGCGCAGGCCGGACTTTTTCACGTCTTCAATGACCTCTTCGGGGGTCATGTCAAACAGGGCCTTCACAAAGCCGGCGTATCCATCGTTGGCGATGTATTCGGATACATTCTCGGGGTTGATGTGGCCGCAGTTATGCAGCACCATGCGCTGCTGCCTGGCGTAAAAGGGTACGTCATTATAGGTTTTAGCAAGTTCTCCGGTGGTGGGGTCTTTATAAAGCAGCCGCTCCACCACCTGGCCGCCCGCCAGGTTTTGCTCGACTATTTCCGGTACATCGCTCACATCCACTCGCACATAGAAGATCTTGTCGGGCTCTACGATCATCAGCGGGCCCTGTTCGCAGAAACCGTGGCAGCCCGTGATGGTAATTTTTACTTTATCCGTGAGGTTATGCTTTTGCAATTCTTCTTTTAATACAGCCACCAGTTTTTTTGAACCGGAAGAGGTACAGCCTGTACCGGCGCAAATGAGTATGTTTTTCTTGTCCGAACCGGCCGGCAGGTGTATGTCAGCCAGTAAATCCTGCCTTTTTTGCCGACAGGCGTCGTCGTCATGGCAAATAGGTCCTTCTTTTATGCACTTGATGAAGTCCCGGCAGGGATTTTGTGGTTCGTGGGTGCATTTGTCACAGCATTTGTCCAATAGATTGTTCAATTTGCCAGGCCTCCTTCCTACTCGTATTTTTTAACTACCGATACGGCTCTGTCCGGTGTTAAGCGGCCGTGGGTATCTTCGTTAACCATCATTACGGGGGCAAGACCACAGGCTCCCAGGCAGGCCACTGTTTCCAGCGTATAGCGCCGGTCCCCGGTGGTTTCGTTGCGGCCTACGCCCAGGTCTGTGGATACGGCGTCAAATACTTTGCCGGCGCCCCGTACGTGGCAGGCCGTACCCTGGCACATACGGATAATATTGCGTCCCCGGGGTTTTAGGTGGAACTGGGAATAAAAAGTGACTACACCGAAGGTCTTGCTAAAGGGTACGCCAATCTCTCGGGAGATTTTTTTCATCACATCTCCGGGCAGGTAACCGAATATTTCCTGGGCTTCCTGTAATAAGGGAATTAAAGCTCCTCTAAAGTTTCGGTACTTGTCGAAAACGTCTTGCAATTGTTGGTACTGGGTCTCCTGACTTTGTTCGCATTTACAAGCTGCCAAATTATTTCCCTCCTCTCATTAATGCAGGAGCATTACACTGGCCCGGGCGGTTGGTTTCCGGCCGGGTATTCGTTGGTAATGCTTCCAAAATATTTAGCGATACTGTACGTGCGGCACGAATACCGCGTAAAAGGTTGATAATTGATAATTCGCTCATTTTTAGCATTTTAGGCGAAAATCCAACACTCTTTCCTCGGTGACCAGTATGTGTATGGGTACATCGTACTCACCGGGGTAAACATTGGGTCTGACCTGAAGTTCAAAGGCCAGTGAAACCAGCGTTATGTTTTCACCGGTACGGGGCAGAAAACGATCGTAAAAGCCTCCCCCGTAGCCAAGGCGGTCTCCCGCGGTGTCGAAGGCCACTCCGGGTATGATAACCAGATCAATTTCCTTGGGGTCCACGGGACGTACACATTCGGGTTTGGGTTCTAAAATACCCCAGGTGCCCGGGGTCAAGTCATCCGGAAAACGGACTACCTGTGACGGTATAAGATTTTTATTAGTCGCGTCGGTAATAGGTACCACTAATCGCTTACCTTGCTGCAGAGCGTTTTTAATGATGGACACGGTCTGCACCTCGTTGCGAAAGTCAACATAGGCCATCACCGTGGCAGCCCGGCGATATTCGGGCAAAGCCAGCACTTTGGCGGCAATAGCAGAGCTTTTTGCCTCTATTTGCTGCAGAGGCATGGCGTTGCGTCCTGCAATCACATTCTTTCTTAATTCGTTTTTGGACACGGTAATTCCTCCAAAGATTCATTCTGTTATTAATTTTTCATCACTCAGGCAGTCTTTCCAAAACGTTGGTACTTAAAATAAGCATTGGTGGTGGGATAAGGATGACTGGAACTGTTGGTGATAAATATGGCTGGATAATTAATGTGTTATCCGGAACATATTTGTATACAATATTTCGCCGGATAGACAACAAATCCTCCCCTGTTGCGGGAGGATTTTGAAAATCGTTTCATAATTTGAATAAAATAATCGATTAAGATATTTATACATGATATGACATTTGTTATTGGATTTAAAAGTTAACTTTACACCTTTATAACTCGTACACCCGGCTGTCTGCCAGTATGCTGATGTTGTTTTTCTGTAATACTGTGATAGCTTCATCCAGTTGCTCTACTCTAAATACAACCAGGGCTGCGTTGGTTGCCTTTTGTAAAAAGGCGTACAGGTATTCAATATTGATGTTGACCTGTTGCAGTATATCCAGTACGTTTGCCAGGCCGCCGGGCTCGTCTTTTACTTCCACCGCAATGACTTCAGTAGTGCTGACGGTGAAGCCGGATTCTTTAAGTACCTGGTAAGCTGCGTCGGGATTGTTAACTATCAGCCGCAGTATACCGAAATCTGTGGTGTCGGCGATGGATAGTGCCCTGATATTAATGCTGTTGTTGCCCAGTACTCTGGTCACTTGGGCCAGGCGTCCGGATTTGTTTTCCAAAAAGACGGATATCTGTTTTACCTTCATCGGATCTGCCCCCTTTTTTGGTATTTTTTAATTTATCTTTACACCTTTAGCGTTAGGGTAAGAGAAACGATTATGATTCACAATGTCATAATAAGGAACGCTATCGTATACCCGCTGCACGGTTTTTTGCAGACGTTTTAGCTGCAGCTTCGCAAATTCTTCGCGCGGTATAGTTTCATATTTTTGTTGCCGGTACACTCTTTTTCTCCTTTCGCCACCTGATTATAAAAAGGATAGCACAACTTGATGTTAAAAAAAAGGATTTTCCTAAACTTACAAAATATCCACTGGAATAGTTTTGCAACCCACAGGTAAACCTCTGAATTGACAAGTTATTAACAGACTTATGCACAGTATCCACAGGGAAAACTTTAAATGCGCTTTTGTACTTAAACTATAAATCAGCAAAATATGTAAATTTATATAAATTGATAATCTGTAATAGCAAGGGTTTAGAGATTTATCAGACACAAAAGCTTTCATTTTAAACACAGATCTATCGATAGGCTGTGAATTTTTTTGTGGATAATCGGCGTTTTTGTGCTGTAAGCGCGGTTTCTGTAAGAAAGATTGACATACTTGGATTTAGATAAGTAATTGGGCACAAACTTTAGCTTTTTTAGCTTATTTGCCTAATTATGAAAACAGCAGAATTGAAAACACCTATACAGTAGAACAGGCAGCCCAACCTGTTTTTTTAGCAAATACATATTGAGTTTCCAATAATACTATCTACAAAAAATTAATACTTATCCTGGCCCAGCGGTAAATTAGGCACCGCATTTAATGTCAGGGGAGCGAAATCGCCTTGCTTATATTTATGATAAGCGGCACAGCCGATCATGGCTGCGTTGTCGGTACATAATACCGGCGGTGGGTAAACTACCCGCCTACCCTCCCGGGAGGCCCGGCAAGTCATTTCCTGCCTCAGTAGCTTGTTGGCTGCCACTCCGCCCGCCAGCATAATGGTATTCGTCTTATGCTGCTTGGCCGCCAGCAGTGTTTTATCAACCAGTACGTCCACTGCAGCCCGTCTGAAACTGGCTGCCACGTCGGCTTTGTTAACCGGCAGTCCTTTTTGATTGGATCGGTGCAGGTAATTTATCACTGCTGTTTTAAGACCGCTGAAACTAAAATCCAGACTATTTTCAGCAAGGTAGGCCCGGGGAAGGTTTATGGCGGTGTCGTCGCCTGAGGCAGCGAGTTCGTCAATCAGCGGCCCGCCCGGGTAACCCAGACCCAGCACTCGGGCTACTTTATCAAAGGCTTCCCCCGCGGCATCGTCCCGGGTGGCACCTAAAAGTTCATATTGGCCGAAATCGGTAATCAATACCAAATCGGTATGCCCTCCCGACACAACCAAGCAAATAACCGGGAAAGCAGGTTCAGGATCCACCAGGAAATTAGCGCTTACGTGACCTTCCAGATGGTTAACGCCAATTAATGGAATGTCCAAGCCAAAGGCAATGGCTTTAGCGGCGGCGACGCCGACCAGCAGTGCCCCCACCAGACCGGGACCGTAGGTGACGGCGATAGCGTCCAAGCTGCCAAAATCAATACCCGCCTCGTCCAGGGCCTCACGTATAACGTGGTTAATCAGCTCCAGGTGTTTGCGGGAGGCCACCTCGGGCACAACACCGCCGAATTTGCGATGTACGTCCACCTGGGAGGATATGATATTGGACCTGATGGTGGCGCCGTCTGCTAAAACAGCTGCGGAGGTTTCGTCGCAGGATGTTTCCACGCTTAATATAGTAATACTCATCTGCTTGTATTTCTCCTTTGATGCCGCCTTATGTGCGCGGTTTTATTGTTAGTAGTTTATTTATTGAAAATGTTGTTATAGAACCATTTATGTAACGCCGGGTTAACGATGCGAACATGTCGTGCAGAAATATAACCATAAATGTATAGCTTGCATAATATAGATAAAAGTGATTAAGGGTGGGCATATGAAATTACGCGTGCTTTCCTATAATATAAGAAACTGCCGTGGCCTAAATGATAAGGTCTCTCTAAAATCTGTCGCCTCTGTCATTTCGGATATACGCCCCGATATAGTAGGGCTGCAGGAAGTTGATTGTTTTAACCCCCGCAGTGGTTTGGTCGATCAGTCGGCCAGACTGGCTAAAATACTGGGCATGTACCATGTCTATGGCCCCAATGTCACCTGGGGCTGTGTGGCTCGGTTTGGTAATGCCGTATTGTCCCGTTATCCCATTATATATCACAATAATTATCCGCTGCCCAGCCGGGGTGAACAAAGGGGCTTACTCCGGGTGGGAATCAATCTCTTCGGACAACCCGTGGTTTTCTTTACTACCCACCTGGGGCTGAATCATCAAGAACGTCTGCAGCAAGTAGATAAAATTCTGCAGATTATTAACGAGGTGACCGTGCCGCTGTTACTGGTCGGCGATTTTAATGCCAAGCCCGGTGATGAGGAATTGGGTCGTTTACGAACTGTACTGCAGGCAGGTGATTTGTCCGGTGCCGGGTTGACATTTCCGGCTGATTATCCCAAATATAAAATTGATTATATTCTTTTTTCAGATCATTGGCTATTAAACGAAACCACGGTATATGCCAATCGGGCATCGGATCATTTGCCGTTGGTCGCCAATGTAAAGCTTGCCATGTGGCTTAATGATAAAATTATTCAGGCAGTGGCTTGCCCATTTCATCCATGATATCTTTGAAAACTTGGCCGGCATTATCATGGATGACTATCGCTGCCTCTTCGTCATAAGGGGTGGGGGTACGATTAATAATGATTATTTGCCTGGCCACTTCCGGCAGACCGGCCACGGGATATACGGTTAGGCTGCTGCCTGCCACCAGCATAAGCTGACAGCCCGAAATTACCTGAGTGGCCTGGTAGAAATCCTCATTCATCCGATCTTCAAACAATACAACATCCGGTCGTAAAACACCCTGACATTTAGTACAGCGGGGTGGATTGGCACCGGTTTTAAAACTATCCACCAGATAGTCAAAGCTATAGGACTCCTTGCATTCCATACAGTGGCAAGTGCGCAAGTGACCGTGTACTTCCCATACCCGGGTGGATCCGGCCCGCACGTGCAGGCTGTCGATATTTTGAGTAATTGTCCCTACTAAATGTCCCATTTTTTCCAGTTCGGCCAGCGCGTAGTGGGCGGCATTAGGCCGGGCATGGTTATAAGCGGTCCAGCGGTCCAGGTTGACGCTGTAAAAACGGGCGGGGTCTTTGCGCAACGCGGAGAGGCTGGCGGTTTTGGCCGGGTCGTGCTTTTCCCAAAGACCGGTGCCCGGGCTGCGGTAATCGGGAATGCCGCTTTCCGTACTAATTCCCGCTCCGGTAAGAGCCAGCGTTTTTTGGGATTCTCCGATTAAGCGCACTATATCTTTTATTTTTGATTTATATGACAAAAGTAATACCTCCATTTTATTGGAATACCATAATTATCATGAAAACATTTTTTATTGTCAATGTTAAACCAGGCAGGATATAGTATGGTTTTTATTGAAAAATGCAATTAATATTTACAAAAGGAGGAAGGATTTATGACTAGTTTTTTTAATAGCCTGCTAAATCGGGTTGGACTGGCTCAAAAGCTTGGAGAACAAACTAAAGAAACAACTGCTACTGCTGTGAAGGACGCAGATGCTTTTTTAAAGATTGTTGACGTTATTGATGATATGGTTACTCAAGGTGAAACCAGATTAAAAAAAATGGAAGATGATTATGCTGTAATCTATATGCTTGGTGACAGAAAGATATTGCATATTACCAAAAACGCTGATCCGCCCCGCACATTTTTTTTATATTCCGGAGCCAACCGGGCAGCTCGGGGCATGGATGTGCCCGGTTTGCGGGTGATTTCTAAAAATGAAGCCAAACAAAAAAAATACGGGTCGGTTAAGGCTGTATATACCGGAACCAACGCTGATGTGGTTAAAGATATGCTTAAAAAGATGGAAAGCGATAAGACGGCCTAATATGGTGTACAACCGGTACTGAAAAGGCGGCTGAATAAGTGCCTTCTAAGTACCGGTGTTTTAATTAGTTAGGATGTAAAATATGATAAACACATTGACGGGATCCTGATAAATAAAGCGACGCTGTAAGGGCTGCATCGGTGATTCTGTATGTTGTGTTAAGGTACAAAAAATGCCGGGTGTGAGGTGTGGTTTTTATTGGCACAGTATTTGCTTATAATATTCAGAAGATTTAATAAATTATATGGACGAGGAGGGTCATAATCATGAAAACACCGCTCTGGTCACCATCTGATGAACGCAGGCAAAAAGCCAACATGACGGTATTTATAGAATATGTCAATAAAAAATAC
This genomic interval from Desulfoscipio sp. XC116 contains the following:
- a CDS encoding NAD-dependent deacylase, producing MSYKSKIKDIVRLIGESQKTLALTGAGISTESGIPDYRSPGTGLWEKHDPAKTASLSALRKDPARFYSVNLDRWTAYNHARPNAAHYALAELEKMGHLVGTITQNIDSLHVRAGSTRVWEVHGHLRTCHCMECKESYSFDYLVDSFKTGANPPRCTKCQGVLRPDVVLFEDRMNEDFYQATQVISGCQLMLVAGSSLTVYPVAGLPEVARQIIIINRTPTPYDEEAAIVIHDNAGQVFKDIMDEMGKPLPE